In Anopheles gambiae chromosome 2, idAnoGambNW_F1_1, whole genome shotgun sequence, a single window of DNA contains:
- the LOC1274625 gene encoding polyphosphoinositide phosphatase, producing the protein MRERECFLPLLCTGGVQQSRASLLLFRLVQLIREQLAVNMDPNVRFQPLISSIQKVALFETKAKLYLIGSNSKETRFRVLEIDRRAPELSIYENPNELEKGDIRKFVQSRSFIRSISAYGVLGFVKFLEGYYLILVTKRTRCAFIGKHIIYTIKDTAMIRVNEASSKQMHPLEQRYVKMFNNVDLNSNFYFSYSYDLTHSLQYNLSAPKFVGSRCDIVKDEPLVWQNRTGEKMTYAFRGVSRERFVWNAFHLKPMRDVVHKDWMLEIIHGFISQSSISIFGRQVYVCLIARRSTRYAGTRFLKRGANFHGDVANEVETEQIVLDGNRMCSFTQLRGSVPSHWSQDVSKMVPKPQIAIDLSDPFGETAGKHYQRLMFHYGAPVIILNLVKTREKRRHESLLSEEMYSTVSYLNQFLPPHLRIRYIDFDMARKSRGTGNVMEKLAKIAETVIQQTGMFYSDDERSQKQTGIVRVNCVDCLDRTNTAQFAIGKCVLAHQLYDLGFLKERKLEFESDCITMLENLYEDHGDTLALQYGGSQLVHRIKTYRKTAVWASQGNDIMQTLSRYYSNTFSDTEKQHSINLFLGYYIPSKAEVNKTLHIWDLETDFYIHNSRFDEIRQISSIPLTQWVSPFVMNCLPAAVSDENRVVKELIKIHSNDAEIIDYYSNFHYDYKLTSFEEHIDYQLSHLSRNLAPAFRSHFSPFEPIRRQQSTALKNPSLTGQSSTSSANSSSSDRSDDESESDEEEKSSNNRNTAPSSSTNSSRAEDPVTLSSMFPMTNDIYGFEIRMPKKADMLKYEKYAEINRICNSTGEPARPSSPHQYNRHAQMNESGGLSIYNNEIIIASVTPEKDIQNDIAIPTVSDESIAIYEKYCMLKHTIMYDFRCDPKILEYVNMFA; encoded by the exons ATGCGCGAAAGGGAATGCTTTCTTCCGTTGCTTTGCACAGGGGGCGTTCAGCAGAGTAGAGCCAGTTTATTATTGTTTCGTTTGGTTCAATTAATAAGGGAGCAGCTTGCCGTAAACATGGATCCAAACGTACGCTTTCAACCATTGATTAGTTCGATACAGAAGGTGGCCCTATTCGAGACGAAGGCG AAACTCTACCTTATCGGGAGCAACAGCAAGGAGACGCGATTCCGCGTGCTAGAGATTGATAGGCGTGCGCCGGAACTTTCGATTTATGAAAATCCAAACGAGCTCGAAAAGGGAGACATACGCAAGTTCGTGCAATCCCGTTCGTTCATCCGATCAATCAGTGCGTACGGCGTTCTGGGGTTTGTGAAGTTCCTCGAAGGATACTATCTGATACTGGTGACGAAGCGCACGCGATGTGCCTTCATTGGCAAGCATATTATCTACACCATCAAGGATACGGCCATGATTCGCGTGAACGAAGCATCGAGCAAACAGATGCACCCGCTGGAGCAGCGTTACGTGAAGATGTTCAACAATGTGGATCTGAACAGCAATTTCTATTTCAGCTACAGTTACGATCTTACCCACAGCTTGCAGTACAATCTTTCCGCTCCCAAGTTTGTCGGTAGCCGGTGCGACATTGTAAAGGACGAGCCGCTGGTTTGGCAGAATCGAACGGGCGAAAAAATGACGTACGCCTTCCGCGGAGTGTCTCGCGAACGGTTCGTCTGGAATGCGTTTCACCTGAAGCCGATGCGAGACGTCGTGCACAAAGACTGGATGCTGGAGATCATACACGGCTTTATCAGTCAGTCCAGCATCAGTATCTTTGGTCGGCAGGTGTACGTGTGCTTGATAGCGAGACGCAGCACACGCTACGCCGGAACACGATTCCTGAAGCGCGGTGCCAACTTTCACGGCGACGTAGCGAACGAGGTGGAAACGGAGCAGATCGTGCTGGACGGCAATCGAATGTGCAGCTTTACGCAGCTGCGCGGATCGGTTCCATCGCACTGGTCGCAAGACGTTAGCAAAATGGTGCCGAAGCCACAGATTGCGATCGATCTGTCGGATCCGTTCGGCGAAACGGCGGGCAAGCACTATCAGCGATTGATGTTTCATTACGGCGCGCCCGTCATTATACTGAACTTGGTGAAAACGAGGGAAAAGCGTCGGCACGAAAGCCTACTGAGTGAGGAAATGTACTCGACCGTTAGCTACTTGAACCAGTTTCTGCCTCCGCATCTTCGCATACGGTACATCGATTTCGATATGGCACGCAAAAGCCGCGGCACGGGGAACGTCATGGAGAAGCTGGCCAAGATCGCGGAAACGGTGATCCAGCAGACGGGAATGTTTTATTCGGACGACGAGCGAAGCCAAAAGCAGACTGGCATAGTGCGGGTCAACTGCGTCGACTGTCTGGATCGCACCAATACGGCACAGTTTGCGATTGGCAAGTGCGTCCTAGCCCATCAGCTGTACGATTTGGGGTTCTTGAAGGAGCGCAAACTAGAGTTCGAGTCGGACTGTATCACGATGCTCGAGAATCTGTACGAAGACCATGGTGATACGCTGGCCTTGCAGTACGGGGGGTCGCAGCTGGTTCACCGGATCAAAACATACCGCAAAACGGCCGTATGGGCGTCGCAGGGTAATGATATCATGCAAACGCTCAGTCGCTATTACAGCAACACTTTCAGCGATACGGAGAAACAGCACAGCATCAATCTGTTCCTGGGTTACTACATTCCTTCGAAGGCGGAGGTGAACA AAACGCTTCACATTTGGGATCTGGAAACCGATTTCTACATACATAACTCTCGTTTCGATGAGATACGGCAGATATCGTCCATTCCGCTCACCCAGTGGGTCAGTCCGTTTGTGATGAACTGCCTCCCCGCCGCAGTGAGCGACGAGAATCGTGTCGTGAAAGAGCTGATCAAGATACACTCGAATGATGCGGAAATTATAGACTACTACTCAAACTTCCACTACGACTATAAGCTGACCTCCTTCGAAGAGCATATCGACTATCAGCTGAGCCATTTGTCGCGAAACCTTGCGCCTGCCTTCCGGTCCCACTTCAGCCCCTTCGAGCCGATCCGCCGACAGCAAAGCACGGCACTGAAGAATCCTTCACTGACGGGCCAATCGTCCACTAGCTCGGCCAACAGTTCGTCTTCCGATCGATCGGACGATGAGTCAGAATCGGACGAGGAggaaaaaagcagcaacaaccgcaACACagcaccgagcagcagcaccaacagtaGCCGTGCAGAGGATCCCGTCACGCTCAGTTCCATGTTTCCGATGACGAACGACATATACGGGTTTGAAATACGAATGCCAAAAAAGGCGGACATGCTAAA GTACGAAAAGTATGCCGAAATCAACCGCATCTGTAACTCAACCGGAGAGCCGGCAAGACCGTCCTCTCCGCATCAGTACAACCGCCATGCCCAGATGAACGAGAGTGGCGGACTATCGATATACAACAACGAAATCATCATCGCTAGCGTGACGCCGGAGAAGGACATTCAGAACGATATTGCGATTCCGACCGTAAGTGATGAGAGTATAGCAATCTACGAGAAGTACTGCATGCTGAAGCACACCATCATGTACGACTTTCGCTGCGACCCAAAGATACTGGAGTACGTGAATATGTTTGCATAA
- the LOC1274627 gene encoding KAT8 regulatory NSL complex subunit 3, whose amino-acid sequence MTRTLMIHRPPQCPSCHTHSHDERIDLEESYNPPIPSYNEESARRAMQESENIGVSARNSVSDEEDWEERVNKFGWTVQQFKLFDRVARLLDMDRLARLTNTEKQHEPVHRRTVIDKSVSRLRQALASVSWETRLTQWLHVLLMENLPPSYLAIYIDMLQTLHAKLPLLVDKMIFGSTLNIGQELLGPVLKKPWEPIVTPKNRKLPGQPFIVVVPSVPTLLPSPRHQKWFTLFSTMSPVVVIQPPQEKSTVEKPNIDKQSLQQLAEHMLAMTRAKIQQVRSSAPNRPIILVGFDAGSALAIQVGLVESISCVICLGFSYNTYNGVRGAPDDHIVDITCPVLFVIGQNSARASHEEIEMLRDRMSTQTSLVVVGAADECLRVSKTKRKIEGVTQSMVDNMVADEIAEFATNCLVSPPRPKQSALAGSFQSDSPMEQSMPSAQRNDCDLAAQRKRKHAPDPKAETKQQKKPYNRRLPKTTQSAEVAQSLTQSTQDAPDIEAQSNTPTTPEKQIKSEKIILPLAKADEVVKYEVRESGNTQIISGRGSTPMLLPALKRDTAQTTLSAGALHQQGNVNVKLIESNQLIHLKPSTGTTQKFYSITSTSKPVMSVIANSSPGVNDGAVTSEEISSPPKYTIVRNTGSTPTVFSNVNESNVAAGKVTKALSETNIFDLPIVFADNDGVIQEGSPEKPKQAQDTRPAVTAPASVGIAENNASSAQASGTRFVTLQQPAGSMPLSIGKPKQVINLVLNKGTLKTVDPGGMIVPVGTKINLPIAVASSASPATSVGTVMSSGTTGPKFTKVVLTKPMNSGATNTSVVKNLSELLSGGKIEIVNSAGMRQTGVTGTPLSVPQGKFQSIIINPFGANKAPGSATVQNTSTSGSSTTAGNLTLRFMILRTVCLHLRVPVAQCLFTLLSNRLIHQYKIGCRFNYTGRCNLWHGKENLTKMLTVRPSMKILAQMQPLALQKTPINRPFWGWVNMMFNRVDRARLKKVGPDRLCAEWLLKNGAKAKFVKDARVHVHFNALPDESLPVLMEELDGTDSGIMHIGFDHLEGLSRLRKVVLHNCVYIDNQALWKLRYVANTLEELQISKCGNVTDAGLVQLKQLPQLQQVKTFDLPDVKNIQEVEKTLKQALPNCKFDMKP is encoded by the exons ATGACCCGCACACTAATGATACATCGGCCGCCTCAGTGCCCGTCGTGCCACACGCATTCCCACGATGAGCGTATTGATCTGGAGGAGTCGTACAATCCACCCATTCCGTCATACAATGAGGAAAGTGCGCGAAGGGCCATGCAAGAGAGTGAGAATATCGGGGTTTCGGCCAGAAACTCCGTGTCAGACGAAGAAGACTGGGAGGAAAGAGTAAACAA GTTTGGATGGACGGTTCAACAGTTTAAGCTGTTCGATCGGGTAGCACGGCTGCTGGACATGGACCGTTTGGCTCGTTTGACCAACACTGAGAAGCAGCATGAGCCAGTTCACCGGCGCACGGTCATCGACAAATCGGTTAGCCGGCTCAGACAAGCACTGGCGAGTGTTTCGTGGGAAACGCGATTAACCCAGTGGTTGCATGTGTTATTGATGGAAAATCTGCCACCCTCGTATCTGGCAATTTATATCGACATGCTGCAAACATTACATGCCAAGCTGCCGCTGTTGGTAGATAAAATGATCTTTGGCAGTACGCTCAACATTGGCCAGGAGCTCCTCGGACCGGTGTTGAAGAAGCCTTGGGAGCCAATAGTGACTCCCAAAAATCGCAAGCTGCCTGGACAGCCGTTTATTGTTGTAGTGCCATCGGTTCCCACTCTATTGCCATCGCCCCGGCATCAGAAATGGTTTACATTATTCAGCACCATGTCACCGGTGGTAGTAATACAACCACCACAAGAAAAATCAACTGTTGAAAAGCCGAACATCGACAAACAATCGCTACAGCAACTGGCAGAACATATGCTAGCAATGACACGAGCCAAAATACAACAAGTGCGCAGCTCGGCGCCAAATCGACCGATTATTTTGGTTGGCTTCGATGCCGGTTCCGCTCTTGCAATTCAGGTTGGTTTAGTAGAGTCAATTAGTTGCGTGATTTGTTTGGGATTCTCGTACAACACATACAACGGAGTTCGTGGAGCACCCGATGATCATATCGTTGACATTACGTGCCCTGTGCTGTTCGTCATCGGCCAAAACTCCGCCCGTGCCAG TCACGAAGAAATCGAAATGCTGCGTGACCGCATGTCCACTCAAACATCACTGGTAGTCGTTGGAGCAGCCGATGAATGTTTGCGTGTGTCAAAAACAAAGCGTAAAATTGAAGGAGTCACCCAGTCGATGGTGGACAACATGGTCGCAGACGAGATAGCAGAGTTTGCAACCAACTGTCTCGTAAGTCCCCCGCGACCAAAACAATCCGCCTTGGCTGGGTCGTTCCAATCGGACAGCCCGATGGAACAAAGTATGCCATCGGCACAACGAAATGATTGTGACCTTGCTGCACAGCGCAAGCGTAAACACGCACCAGATCCCAAAGCTGAGACCAAACAGCAGAAAAAGCCTTACAACCGTCGCTtgccaaaaacaacacaatcagCTGAGGTGGCCCAATCCCTGACTCAGTCTACCCAAGACGCGCCAGATATTGAAGCGCAGAGCAACACGCCAACGACGCCTgagaagcaaataaaaagcgagaaaaTAATTTTACCACTCGCAAAGGCCGATGAAGTGGTGAAGTATGAAGTTCGCGAATCAGGCAACACGCAGATTATTTCTGGCCGGGGTAGCACGCCTATGCTGCTTCCTGCACTGAAACGAGACACTGCGCAGACAACACTATcggctggcgcgttgcatcaGCAGGGCAATGTGAATGTGAAATTGATTGAATCGAATCAACTTATTCATCTGAAACCGTCTACCGGAACGACGCAAAAGTTTTACTCCATAACATCAACCTCCAAACCAGTCATGTCCGTGATAGCAAACAGCAGTCCCGGAGTGAACGATGGTGCGGTAACGTCGGAGGAAATTAGCAGTCCACCGAAGTACACAATCGTGCGCAACACAGGATCCACGCCTACTGTGTTTAGCAATGTGAACGAATCTAATGTGGCTGCTGGGAAAGTTACGAAAGCTCTGTCGGAGACTAATATTTTCGATCTTCCGATCGTATTTGCCGATAACGATGGTGTAATTCAGGAGGGCTCGCCTGAAAAACCGAAGCAAGCACAAGATACTCGACCAGCAGTAACAGCGCCAGCGTCTGTAGGCATTGCTGAAAACAATGCTAGCTCGGCACAGGCATCAGGCACGCGATTCGTCACACTGCAACAGCCCGCTGGAAGTATGCCGCTGTCGATTGGAAAGCCGAAACAAGTGATCAACTTGGTGCTCAATAAGGGTACACTCAAAACTGTCGATCCCGGCGGTATGATCGTTCCTGTAGgaacaaaaatcaatctcCCCATAGCTGTTGCGTCAAGTGCGTCGCCGGCAACCTCCGTTGGTACGGTAATGAGCAGTGGTACAACGGGACCGAAGTTTACCAAGGTAGTGTTGACCAAACCAATGAACAGCGGTGCAACTAACACCAGCGTGGTGAAAAACTTGAGCGAATTGTTATCCGGTGGCAAGATCGAGATTGTCAACAGTGCTGGCATGCGCCAAACGGGCGTTACTGGAACCCCGTTGTCTGTACCGCAAGGCAAGTTCCAGTCTATCATCATCAATCCGTTTGGAGCGAATAAAGCACCAGGCAGCGCCACTGTGCAGAACACTTCAACAAGTGGAAGCTCGACGACCGCAGGAA ATCTGACGTTACGATTCATGATTTTGCGCACTGTGTGTTTGCATCTTCGCGTGCCGGTTGCGcaatgtttgtttacgctaCTGTCAAATAGactaattcatcaatacaaaattGGCTGCCGGTTCAACTACACCGGAAGATGTAATCTTTGGCACGGGAAAGAAAACTTAACG AAAATGCTTACCGTAAGACCGTCAATGAAGATACTAGCGCAGATGCAACCGCTGGCTCTGCAAAAAACCCCAATAAACAGACCATTTTGGGGCTGGGTGAACATGATGTTCAACCGGGTCGATCGCGCTAGACTGAAGAAGGTTGGCCCCGACCGACTTTGTGCCGAATGGTTGCTAAAGAATGGAGCGAAAGCAAAGTTTGTGAAGGACGCCCGTGTGCATGTGCATTTTAACGCACTTCCGGACGAGTCCTTGCCGGTGCTAATGGAAGAACTCGATGGGACGGATTCGGGCATAATGCACATTGGGTTCGATCATCTGGAGGGATTGAGTCGGCTCAGGAAAGTTGTCCTCCATAACTGTGTCTACATCGACAATCAAGCTCTGTGGAAGCTGCGATACGTTGCCAATACGCTGGAGGAGTTGCAAATTTCCAAGTGTGGCAATGTCACCGATGCCGGTTTGGTACAGCTCAAACAGCTCCCCCAGCTACAACAGGTGAAAACGTTCGATTTGCCTGATGTGAAAAATATACAGGAAGTGGAAAAAACGCTCAAACAAGCACTTCCCAACTGCAAATTCGATATGAAGCCATAG
- the LOC3291022 gene encoding DNA-directed RNA polymerase III subunit RPC4 yields MDHSPRIKQEPGIDTQYLTKGNNIIGNVAVPMEATVKPERLQSFRVPRDLTLANGRTTKPPNNKKVYTPNLNAVRNKNTDVKTASTGPKGRAKTDRNRNDKDGRNKKNTLIQTSGIFSDGLAQRALLRTSRSDKSSSSKEPGDSIQKPVFARGSSKIDLEDERKRIQNLCEDMDEEMAELDQKMANGLKLPVVLENSDYKIKPPEVKMENLPETKLDSFNSVENVLSGEQTNKIFLLQLPDALPGKSDDGNKRPTNGDDSKPEATANGEETPKYCTVRDLAEGYIGKIIRYRSGKVKLKLGEIMFDISVGMDTGFLQELVSINTNSVERNGNIINISTINTKLNASPDWEYLFKNST; encoded by the exons ATGGACCATAGTCCGCGTATTAAGCAAGAGCCAGGAATCGATACGCAATACTTaacaaaaggaaacaatataaTCGGCAATGTTGCAGTTCCGATGGAAGCAACGGTAAAACCAGAACGCCTACAGTCTTTTCGTGTACCCCGCGATCTTACCCTTGCCAATGGTCGCACGACGAAGCcacccaacaacaaaaaagtctaCACCCCGAACTTAAATGCAGTGAGAAACAAAAATAC CGATGTAAAAACTGCATCAACCGGTCCCAAAGGCCGAGCTAAGACTGATCGCAATAGAAATGATAAAGATGGAAGGAATAAAAAGAATACCTTGATCCAGACGTCTGGTATCTTTTCGGATGGTTTAGCTCAACGTGCTTTGCTCCGTACGTCCAGATCAG acaAATCTAGTTCCTCGAAAGAACCTGGGGACTCAATTCAGAAACCCGTATTCGCTAGAGGGAGCTCAAAAATAGATTTGGAAGATGAACGAAAGCGAATTCAAAATCTTTGCGAAGACATGGATGAGGAAATGGCGGAACTGGatcaaaaaatggcaaatggGTTAAAACTACCAGTCGTGCTGGAAAACT CTGACtacaaaatcaaaccaccGGAGGTAAAGATGGAAAATTTGCCTGAAACAAAGCTGGATTCGTTTAATTCGGTGGAAAACGTGTTATCCGgtgagcaaacaaacaaaatcttcCTTTTACAACTTCCGGATGCTTTACCTGGAAAATCCGACGATGGAAACAAACGCCCGACCAACGGCGACGACAGCAAACCGGAAGCAACGGCAAATGGTGAAGAAACGCCAAAATATTGTACGGTACGCGATTTGGCAGAAGGTTACATTGGTAAAATAATCAGGTACCGCTCGGGAAAGGTAAAATTAAAGCTCGGAGAAATCATGTTTGACATCAGCGTCGGTATGGACACTGGATTCCTACAGGAGCTAGTTTCTATAAATACTAATTCAGTAGAACGGAATGGTAACATAATTAACATCAGCACTATCAACACAAAGTTGAACGCATCCCCGGACTGGGAATATTTATTCAAGAATTCTACATGA
- the LOC5667671 gene encoding small ribosomal subunit protein mS26 encodes MMANIAATLSGVFTKPRALALLQYTTVRFRRKPRWLGTAKSKLFRVPERKKQIEEEIEELKRLHNNYRTQMKAVRNFLRDEVEAYKLVSRAGLVLQTPEEEEAEWQEALRRNEEWNRQTAAKREERLAAERSARKEYILERLLLKEQREMDKKEQIEAKVRIEKEQSKTFITRDNIDKAIELALVQPTSYNFALDREGNLHRSTDSSAKEKGQEH; translated from the coding sequence ATGATGGCTAATATAGCGGCAACTTTGTCCGGTGTGTTCACAAAACCAAGAGCACTGGCTCTGCTTCAATACACCACAGTTCGCTTTCGACGAAAACCACGTTGGCTCGGTACAGCCAAAAGCAAACTGTTCCGTGTGCCGGAGCGCAAGAAACAGATTGAGGAAGAGATTGAAGAGCTAAAAAGATTGCACAATAACTATCGCACGCAGATGAAAGCGGTACGAAACTTTTTGCGCGATGAAGTAGAGGCATACAAGCTAGTTTCACGTGCCGGTTTAGTTCTCCAAACCCcggaggaagaggaagcagAATGGCAGGAAGCATTGCGCAGGAACGAAGAATGGAACCGGCAAACTGCTGCCAAACGCGAAGAGCGGTTGGCTGCAGAACGATCAGCTCGTAAGGAGTACATTCTTGAAAGGCTTTTGCTGAAAGAGCAAAGAGAAATGGACAAAAAGGAGCAAATCGAAGCGAAAGTACGCATAGAAAAGGAGCAATCGAAAACATTTATCACGCGTGACAACATCGACAAAGCGATCGAGCTAGCCCTGGTACAACCAACGTCGTATAACTTTGCTTTGGATCGCGAAGGAAACCTCCATCGTTCTACAGACTCttctgcaaaagaaaaaggtcAAGAGCACTAG